Below is a genomic region from Dioscorea cayenensis subsp. rotundata cultivar TDr96_F1 chromosome 14, TDr96_F1_v2_PseudoChromosome.rev07_lg8_w22 25.fasta, whole genome shotgun sequence.
TGTCCTTTATCCGCTCTGGATATCAAAGATTTCGTTTTAATATTCGATATGgataaatcaaacatgaaatcaGTACTACAAGGAAACACAGTAACCCTTTAAGAGAGAACAAAGAAAGAatgtttttgggaaagaggagcggggtgAACCCACTAAAAGACCCGGGGACGTCTGCACAGCTCggtggaataaatggggatggggGCACGCTCACGTGGGCtgaaccacccatacacaaccactattcacaacacccagaaatgtgccctcaaccgagaatcgaactctcaccactcggtgagagctctatcggtgacccgtgtaccaatagacccaaaggtcGTTGGTAACAAAGAAAGAATGTTGACACAGACACTAATTTGCATCTATATTTTTGAGGAAATGCTTGCATATACACccataaaagtaaataattgcTAATATGCTCTTATAGTCTCATCAGAGACATCCAATAAAATCGGGACACTAATGTGCtcttataaaatgtttttataccACTATGAACAAAAAAGCCAAACTTAAAAATTCTAGAATAAGATAGattttatcattgatctttATCATCTTGTATCTCTTTCCAGGATAGATGAAGGGAAGAGGGAAAGAGTATATTTTGTGGTAACTGTGTCGAGTATTGTCCAACAAACTGTTTATCAATGACTGAAGAATATGAACTTTCCACTTATGATCGTCACGAGTTGAAGATATACTGGAAATTACCCAGTCTTTGTAGGGGTGTTCAACAAAAAAACACTTATTAGTCAACAATGAAGTTCACTGACAAGGAACAAAAGCAAGTTCCTTAACTATATCACAAGGGGAAAATAACATGACTCCAGATCATGTAGACTTCACAGTAGCATGAGAGGTCTCTAACTGTACTAATTGTACTAATTAAAACACCGGAGAAACTACACATTTAGAAATGCAGTAGCCGTAAAAAGAAGTAATCATAATCCTttcctaaaaaaacaaaatccaagcaATGCAAATTTTGATGTTAAACGAATTAGAAAAGTCTAGTTCACATCAAAATACAAAAGTTGGTGAAAGAGAGATAGGAAGGATGCGTACAGTATCAGAGAAGCTGAAAAGTCCTGTTTGTTGTATCCAATCCCAGTATTGTATTTGGTGATGCATGCAGATGCACTATCAAAACCAATCTCACCACCAATGCTAACCTCTTTGTTGCCAATTGCTGCAGACAACTCCAGTAAAGGTGTGGGCGTCAAACCAATGCTAGTGGTGATGGCTGCATGGTGATGAAGATACTGCACATCAAGCTGCCATAGTCAGTCAAATCTCAATTCTACTGTACCTGTACAATGGCTTATTTCATTTATGAGAGATCACAGACAAAGAAATCATCATGGTATTTCAGCCATGCACTTCAAGTATTCACTAATAAACAAAtgtttaattcaaatttaattactattattgtAAAATCAACAACAGGTAAGAGATATATCTGCTTCCCCAATAATGTTTGAACTGCGAATTATtcattaaacaaacaaaaaactagaAGAACAAAAACGCATGTGTAGTTCTAGTTTCCTTGTTTTTcacatattttgttatttactaACCTTGCCAGACTTCTGGTCAGGCATCTTGAAGCTAAATGAAGTCTTTGCGCCAGGAACAAATTCGTTGAAAGAAACTGTTGTAGAAACCTGTCAACAGGTAAATTTGATAAGCCAGCTTATATGTTTCATCAGCAAATAATCTCGCATAAAACGTGCAAGATATCATGTTGTACATGAAATAACAGTTCAGGCAAAAACATTCATAGGTTCATTTGCTATAGTCAATCTTCTTTACTGGTACTGATAAATTGTATAATGCTAAATGTTCTTTTAGTGATAATGATAGAAGGCAATCATAAAAACCAGAGACTAAAATTAGATGAAATTGATACCGATCTCTGTTCTCACATTAGAATTGGTATCAACTTTGACATCCACTGTTGTTTTGCCACTCTTATATTGTGTGTTTATATCACCAATAAAGACTTCATCCATTTTCACACCAGTAGCAGTAAGTCCCTGTCACAGCCAATACGTGAAGAGTAATAATGTGCcatagaaaataaagaaagaagaaaaaatacacATTGCAGTATTAACAATCATGCTCACATAATTAACTATGCAAAAGGATAATATTTTGCAAGACTACAAAGAAATTTGGCATATAACCATCATTAGCTCATAAAGTTCAAAGAAAAACAGAGATGAATTGTTCtgaaatataatcaaaatatgtaaaatatcaacCACGATGTGAGAAACATATTATCAAGATAAAATACTGCCTCATATGCATTGTGCACCAAAGCAAAAAGATCCATAGCATTTAATAGGCTTTAGCACAATTATGATAAGATAAATCAAATGGAAACTTAATAAGTCaatgataatataataaatacgAATGGAGTAGCGAAATTATGTAAGGTTCAGGAGAGCGGCAGCTGTCAGAgcaatatattaattaattaatcgtAACCTACAGGCAATTGCCTTGTGCTGGACAACTACCAGAAAAACATGATGCTACAACAGAAAAATTGCATGTCCATTTACAATTGCAGCTTAGGATGGCCCAAAGGATAAGCCTGAACaggtattatttttaaaataaggcAAATATTCTTACTAGCCCAGCATTTCCCAACAGTGCAAATGTGAACTTCtgatcaaaattataatccttCGTTAAAAGAtctgaaaaaaacaataaataatttaattactaAATGATAACAGCTAAAAAGtaacattgaagcataaaaacaacaaaaatggaTGTGCAGCTAAGCAAGCAAAGCAATGTATATTTAGCCTCGACAGAGGAGTATTTGTTCAGAGGGAACATAATGGCATATGTGTAtacagaaaaaaaattcatatctGAAAACCAGATCACTAAAGCATCTCCATTCAACAAAAGTTAATCATGGCCTCTTAAACTATATCAGTCCCATGTGCATTCGtcaatcatcatcaatttaTCTGCTGCTTAAATGTCACTGTGTTTCAAACTTCCAAAGTTGGATGAATGTGGCTCACACTAACCACAGATATTTATAACAGGAACTACTAGCTTGAAATGTGatcatatgatatttatttgtagAGGCAGGCACCAAAGAACAGAAGTAACAATAACGACAAAAATAGAACCACAAAAAATACATGGTTAGCACAAAAAATATGCTCAGCAAGGATTACAATGTGGAAGGTAAAAAGCCAAATTGTCTCAAGTTTTCAATTAACAgtttaactaataaaaatcattttagaGACTTGCCTTTCGCTTTCTTGCCAATGTCAGAAAATGGAGCAGGACCATTGCCCatctctaataaaaaaaaattatcagctTGCCTTCCTGCAAGTTATGAAACTGTGCTTAAGATGGAACTGAAGCAGAAATCACATCTTACCCATAGTATTATAGTTTTGGAAAATTTTCTGCAAGAATATTAATTACTGATGCAAGTGGGAAAATTTGATCAAGACATTTCAGTGCTTAAAATAAACACTAATAGATCCAAACTTAGTGATCTGCATGAGGGGAAAAAGTTATTGATACagccataaaaataaaataaaataaaataataaaaaaaatcattcagcttacattgagaaaatttttattattgttaaaaggTTGGAATGAAATGAGAAATTCAAAGAatttaaaacttcaaatttgttattttttttcctaaaggTAAACACTAGATAATTGATGGCACAACTTAATTGTTTTCCACTTCACAGGATACAAGAACAGATTTTGCATGCTTAAAAGCTTGCAACCATGAGCATTACACAAAAGATTGGTTATATAAGGAATGTTGATACCATTTTACAAAAGATGGCCAATAAGCATCAGGGTTTGGGGACCAGGTCGAAGAATACACCATATAAAATAGTTTAAGACTCAAGGAGAAGTGAAAATTATGATGCCAATACAAGAAAATGACTTAAAACCCGGTTGTTAGAGACCAAAGAATAAATATTCTCAAGAATCTAGTGAAGGggaaaaataatatgatttgaagcacaaataaacaaaaattatgagTAAAACAAGGATTACATACATGAATATCACATCAAGCGAAGAGAAATAACTCATTCAaaaatcccaaaagaaaacagtCAATTCAAGCACAATACTCAGTAACCCAACAGCCATTTTGAGATAAAAGTGGACAAAAGCTTTGACACAATTGAATTCTAGAAACAGATAGAGATAAAAGACGAAATCTTGactcaaaaattatatttgaagataACTAAATACAACACTGAGACCAACTAACCATGAAGGTGATAATCAGACAAAACTTCAACAAATGGATAGGAAACAACAATACTAATAAGAAGCAAACGAAATCAACTaacacaaccaaaaaaaaaacacaaatgaaaaaatgaaaccaATCAACTATTGCAGAATCTAAGTGGCCAAAAGATCCAAAACACAAGCACAGAAACAAAATGGGTAAAACAAGAACGCAAACCcaagaaaataatcaaacattTCTTGTATCTAATAGGAAGAAAACTCCAGTACAACCCAAATTAACCACAGaaacaaaatgagaaaaaaaaaataagaagatcaACGATCACTGAACTACACAT
It encodes:
- the LOC120276020 gene encoding mitochondrial outer membrane protein porin 6, translating into MGNGPAPFSDIGKKAKDLLTKDYNFDQKFTFALLGNAGLGLTATGVKMDEVFIGDINTQYKSGKTTVDVKVDTNSNVSTTVSFNEFVPGAKTSFSFKMPDQKSGKLDVQYLHHHAAITTSIGLTPTPLLELSAAIGNKEVSIGGEIGFDSASACITKYNTGIGYNKQDFSASLILADKGQTLRASYIHVVNPTNGATVAAELVHRFNTYGNSFCIGSSHSVDPLTLLKTRFSNNGKVSVLCQHEWRPKSLITLSAEYDSKVYRTPTKLGLALALKP